In the genome of Deinococcota bacterium, one region contains:
- a CDS encoding class I SAM-dependent methyltransferase, which produces MSQLYPEFFQRLDESPDAGFYAQPRLLTHIGEAASRAAGVLYDRLLPDGHVLDLMASYYSHLPPRFERVTGLGLNEVEMERNPTITGAVVRDINREPSLPFASSSFDAAVCTVSVQYLTRPLEVFAEVARLLKPGAPFVVAFSNRMFPTKAVLAWRTSDDAAHVRLVRHYFTATDGYGKVCSENCSPEAGDPLYACWAYKERGCGQRTEEKGLGGQD; this is translated from the coding sequence ATGAGCCAGCTCTATCCTGAATTTTTTCAGCGCCTCGATGAGAGTCCCGACGCGGGTTTCTACGCCCAGCCGCGCTTGCTGACCCACATCGGCGAAGCGGCGTCGCGGGCTGCTGGGGTGCTCTACGACCGCCTGCTTCCGGACGGCCACGTGCTCGACCTGATGGCCTCTTACTACTCGCACCTGCCGCCCCGGTTCGAGCGCGTCACCGGCCTCGGGCTCAACGAGGTCGAGATGGAGCGCAACCCGACCATCACCGGCGCTGTGGTCCGCGACATCAACCGCGAGCCTAGCTTGCCCTTTGCCTCCTCGAGCTTCGACGCTGCGGTGTGTACGGTGAGCGTCCAGTACCTTACCAGGCCCCTCGAGGTCTTTGCCGAGGTGGCGCGCCTCCTCAAGCCGGGGGCGCCTTTCGTCGTGGCCTTCTCGAACCGGATGTTTCCGACCAAGGCCGTCCTGGCCTGGCGCACCTCCGACGACGCCGCCCACGTCCGCCTGGTCAGACACTACTTTACGGCCACGGACGGCTACGGCAAGGTCTGCTCCGAGAACTGCAGCCCCGAGGCTGGCGATCCGCTCTATGCCTGCTGGGCGTATAAAGAGCGGGGTTGCGGGCAAAGGACTGAAGAGAAAGGGCTGGGAGGACAGGACTAG